In Romboutsia lituseburensis, a genomic segment contains:
- the oraE gene encoding D-ornithine 4,5-aminomutase subunit OraE, with protein MLKENKKLDIEYILKDLENYVPKRRGWTWRENEKDLEMGPFKYQDCSAPLKDSVALPSAKYFNNIDPQPKAVITTEIASGRFEDDIRRMRMAAYHGADHIMVIRTAGQSHFDGLIEGTPQGIGGVPITRKQVRAQRKALDFIEEEVGRPINYHSYVSGVAGPEVAVMFAEEGVNGAHQDPQYNVLYRNINMIRSFVDACEAKTIMAFSDMAQIDGAHNANATAREAWKVMPELMVQHALNSIFSEKVGIKKENICLSTVPPTAPPAPCLTLDLPYAVALRELFSDYKMRAQMNTKYMDSSTREATVTHVLNLLTSVLTRADIQSTITPDEGRNVPWHMYNIEACDTAKQALVGMDGLMDMIELKETGQLRDTARELKERAVLYMEEIIEAGGYFEAVEQGFFVDSGNYPERNGDGIARKIKDGVGVGTVYERDEDYLAPVTAHYGYNNVAQYDGNCALDPAKLIDGCTFEDPSKIIYIDELDDMDNVNVRLKEVEEFRTSTKIKPEMEWCADGTVMLTMMLPTDKRTAEFAALEFAKKMNLEDPEVINREVMHSAEGTRIEIKGKVPFVVDIDDLVIPEEPKIMTDDEIRADIERKPLKIVCATVGEDEHSVGLREVIDIKHGGIEKYGIECHYLGTSVPVEKLVNAAIELNADAILASTIISHDDIHYKNMKKMHEYCIEKGMRDNVILAAGGTQVTPEIAVENGMDGGFGRNDRGVNVATFLVEKRREREAQK; from the coding sequence ATGCTAAAAGAAAATAAAAAATTAGATATAGAATATATATTAAAAGATCTAGAAAACTACGTACCAAAAAGAAGAGGTTGGACTTGGAGAGAAAATGAAAAAGATTTAGAAATGGGACCTTTTAAATACCAAGATTGTTCAGCTCCTTTAAAAGATAGCGTAGCACTTCCATCAGCAAAATATTTTAATAATATAGACCCTCAGCCAAAAGCAGTAATTACAACAGAAATAGCTTCAGGAAGATTTGAAGATGATATAAGAAGAATGAGAATGGCAGCTTATCACGGAGCGGATCATATAATGGTTATAAGAACAGCTGGTCAATCTCACTTTGATGGACTTATAGAAGGTACGCCACAAGGTATAGGAGGAGTACCTATAACTAGAAAACAAGTCAGAGCACAAAGAAAAGCTTTAGATTTTATAGAAGAAGAAGTAGGAAGACCAATAAATTACCATTCTTATGTAAGTGGAGTTGCAGGACCTGAAGTTGCTGTAATGTTTGCAGAAGAAGGAGTAAATGGAGCACATCAAGATCCTCAATACAACGTATTATATAGAAATATAAATATGATAAGATCATTTGTTGATGCTTGTGAAGCAAAAACTATAATGGCATTTTCAGATATGGCTCAAATAGATGGGGCTCATAATGCAAATGCAACTGCTAGAGAAGCTTGGAAGGTTATGCCAGAACTTATGGTTCAGCATGCTCTAAACTCAATATTCTCTGAAAAAGTAGGGATTAAAAAAGAAAATATATGTCTATCAACAGTTCCTCCAACAGCACCACCAGCACCTTGTTTAACATTAGACTTACCATATGCAGTAGCACTTAGAGAATTGTTTAGTGATTATAAAATGAGAGCTCAAATGAACACTAAATATATGGATTCATCAACTAGAGAAGCTACAGTAACTCATGTTCTTAACTTACTAACATCAGTTTTAACAAGAGCTGATATACAATCTACTATAACTCCAGATGAAGGAAGAAATGTTCCTTGGCATATGTATAACATAGAAGCTTGTGATACTGCAAAACAAGCACTAGTTGGTATGGATGGACTTATGGATATGATAGAACTTAAAGAAACTGGACAATTAAGAGATACTGCTCGTGAATTAAAAGAAAGAGCTGTATTATATATGGAAGAAATAATAGAAGCTGGTGGATACTTTGAAGCTGTTGAACAAGGATTCTTCGTTGATTCAGGAAATTACCCAGAAAGAAATGGGGACGGTATAGCTAGAAAAATAAAAGACGGAGTAGGAGTAGGTACTGTTTATGAAAGAGATGAAGATTATTTAGCTCCAGTAACTGCCCACTATGGATACAATAACGTAGCACAATATGATGGAAACTGTGCGCTAGACCCTGCAAAATTAATAGATGGATGTACATTTGAAGATCCTTCAAAAATAATATATATAGATGAATTAGATGATATGGATAACGTAAATGTACGTTTAAAAGAAGTAGAAGAATTTAGAACTTCTACTAAGATAAAACCAGAAATGGAATGGTGTGCTGATGGTACAGTAATGCTTACTATGATGTTGCCAACAGATAAGAGAACTGCAGAATTTGCAGCACTAGAATTTGCTAAGAAAATGAACTTAGAAGATCCTGAAGTTATAAACAGAGAAGTAATGCACTCAGCTGAAGGTACTAGAATAGAGATAAAAGGTAAAGTTCCTTTTGTTGTAGACATAGATGATTTAGTAATACCTGAAGAGCCAAAGATCATGACAGATGATGAAATAAGAGCAGATATAGAAAGAAAACCATTAAAAATTGTTTGTGCAACAGTAGGAGAAGATGAACACTCTGTTGGACTTAGAGAAGTAATAGATATAAAACATGGTGGTATAGAAAAATATGGTATAGAATGCCATTACTTAGGAACTTCAGTGCCAGTTGAAAAATTAGTAAATGCTGCAATAGAGTTAAACGCAGATGCAATATTAGCTTCAACTATAATAAGTCATGATGATATACACTATAAAAACATGAAGAAAATGCATGAGTACTGCATAGAAAAAGGAATGAGAGATAATGTGATATTAGCCGCTGGAGGAACACAAGTTACGCCTGAAATAGCAGTTGAAAATGGAATGGACGGAGGATTTGGAAGAAACGACAGAGGCGTTAATGTTGCAACGTTCTTAGTTGAAAAAAGAAGAGAAAGAGAAGCTCAGAAATAA
- a CDS encoding GlmL-related ornithine degradation protein encodes MKIDVLVAEIGSTTTVVNAFLGIHTDCPKFIGQGQAPTTVFEGGDVRNGLNGAIKDLAENLGVDSIEYDDMFATSSAAGGLKMTVHGLVYDMTAKAAKEAALGAGAVIHKVSAGKLRRTDIKEIKEIKPNIILIAGGVDYGERDTAIYNAELIAGLHLGVPVIYAGNIENQEEIKLIFEDTNYKLYIVDNVYPKIDYLNIEPTREVIQNVFEEHITNAPGMEHIKDLVNENITPTPGAVMESAKLLKKHIGDLIVIDVGGATTDLHSVTEGSEGINRILVNPEPVAKRSVEGDLGVYVNMKNIVNLIGKDKLQEELKNINIDEIMDNYLPIPKTPQQKEFVERLTREAVLRATKRHAGIIRNVYGASGKSKIAEGKDLTEVKYIVGTGGALTRLPKRVEIMKYICEYNKNKDLLFPKEKATILVDNDYIMASLGVLSKKYEDASLKLMLKSLNLEEEHECTLG; translated from the coding sequence ATGAAAATAGATGTATTAGTTGCGGAGATAGGCTCTACAACAACAGTTGTAAATGCCTTTCTCGGCATCCATACAGATTGTCCTAAGTTTATAGGTCAAGGACAAGCACCAACAACTGTATTTGAAGGCGGAGATGTAAGAAATGGTCTTAACGGAGCAATAAAAGATTTAGCTGAAAATTTAGGTGTAGACAGTATTGAATATGATGATATGTTTGCAACATCTAGTGCAGCTGGAGGTCTTAAGATGACAGTTCACGGACTTGTGTATGATATGACAGCGAAAGCAGCTAAAGAGGCGGCTTTAGGTGCAGGAGCAGTTATACACAAAGTAAGTGCTGGGAAATTAAGAAGAACTGATATAAAAGAAATAAAAGAAATTAAGCCTAATATAATATTAATAGCAGGTGGAGTAGATTACGGAGAAAGAGATACGGCAATTTACAATGCAGAGCTTATAGCAGGGCTTCATCTAGGAGTACCAGTTATATATGCAGGAAATATTGAAAATCAAGAAGAAATAAAGTTAATTTTTGAAGATACAAATTACAAACTTTATATAGTTGATAATGTATATCCAAAAATTGATTATTTAAATATAGAACCAACAAGAGAAGTAATACAAAATGTATTTGAAGAGCATATAACAAATGCACCGGGAATGGAACATATAAAAGATTTAGTAAATGAAAATATAACACCAACTCCAGGAGCAGTAATGGAAAGTGCAAAACTTCTTAAAAAGCATATAGGTGACTTGATAGTTATAGATGTAGGTGGTGCAACAACAGATTTACATTCTGTAACAGAAGGTAGTGAGGGTATAAATAGAATATTAGTAAATCCAGAGCCAGTAGCAAAAAGAAGTGTTGAAGGTGATTTAGGTGTCTATGTTAATATGAAAAATATAGTAAATCTTATAGGTAAAGATAAGTTACAAGAGGAGCTAAAAAACATCAATATAGATGAAATAATGGATAATTATTTGCCAATACCAAAAACACCTCAGCAAAAAGAATTTGTTGAGAGACTAACAAGAGAAGCTGTGCTTCGTGCTACAAAAAGACATGCAGGAATTATTAGAAATGTATACGGAGCAAGTGGAAAAAGTAAAATAGCAGAGGGAAAAGACTTAACTGAAGTAAAGTATATAGTTGGAACTGGTGGAGCTTTAACAAGACTTCCAAAAAGAGTAGAAATAATGAAATATATTTGTGAATATAACAAAAATAAAGATTTGTTATTCCCAAAAGAAAAAGCAACAATTCTAGTTGATAATGATTATATAATGGCATCTCTAGGCGTTTTATCTAAAAAATATGAAGACGCATCTCTAAAACTTATGTTAAAAAGTTTAAATCTAGAGGAGGAACATGAATGTACCCTAGGTTAG
- the orr gene encoding ornithine racemase Orr encodes MYPRLEINIPKLKHNVSILSDICKTHNLDMAMVTKVYCAIPEVVKEISQENVDYLADSRVENLKNLKDINLPKILLRIPMISEIKDVIEYVDISFNSELKTIYKLNEEAKSKSKIHKVVLMFDLGDLREGYFEENEFFKVVDEVLRLENIKLFGIGTNLTCYGAIMPSTENLGRLARLSKQIERDYNMPLEFVSGGNSSSIDLLQKWNMPDGITNLRLGEAIALGRETAYGNIIKGTYQDAFKLVCEIVELKEKPSLPIGEIGMDAFGNVPVYEDKGILKRAIVGIGKQDINIEGITPIDKNIEILGASSDHMILNVTNSEKNYSVGDTIEFLVQYGGLLTACTSKYVFKELIYNENQEEVAYN; translated from the coding sequence ATGTACCCTAGGTTAGAAATAAATATTCCTAAATTAAAACATAACGTATCTATATTAAGTGATATATGCAAAACTCATAATTTAGATATGGCTATGGTTACAAAAGTATATTGTGCAATACCAGAAGTAGTAAAAGAAATAAGTCAAGAAAATGTAGATTATTTAGCAGATTCTAGAGTAGAAAATTTAAAAAACTTGAAAGATATAAATTTGCCTAAAATATTACTTAGAATACCTATGATTAGTGAAATAAAAGATGTAATTGAATATGTTGATATAAGTTTTAACTCAGAATTAAAAACTATATATAAATTAAACGAAGAAGCTAAATCAAAATCAAAAATTCATAAAGTAGTTTTAATGTTTGATTTAGGAGACTTGAGAGAAGGATATTTTGAAGAAAATGAATTTTTTAAAGTAGTTGATGAAGTTTTGAGATTAGAAAATATAAAACTATTTGGTATAGGAACAAATTTAACTTGTTATGGGGCTATAATGCCATCAACTGAAAATTTAGGAAGGTTAGCTAGGTTATCTAAACAAATAGAAAGGGATTATAATATGCCTTTAGAATTTGTTTCAGGAGGTAACTCTAGTTCAATAGATTTACTTCAAAAATGGAATATGCCAGATGGAATAACTAATCTAAGATTAGGTGAGGCTATAGCACTTGGACGTGAAACTGCTTATGGAAATATAATAAAAGGAACATACCAAGATGCTTTTAAATTAGTTTGCGAAATAGTTGAATTAAAAGAAAAGCCATCTTTACCTATAGGAGAAATTGGTATGGATGCATTTGGCAATGTACCTGTATATGAAGATAAAGGAATATTAAAAAGAGCAATAGTAGGGATAGGAAAACAAGATATAAATATAGAAGGAATAACACCGATAGATAAAAATATAGAAATATTAGGTGCAAGCTCAGATCATATGATACTTAATGTAACTAATAGTGAGAAAAATTATTCAGTTGGAGATACTATTGAATTTTTAGTACAATATGGAGGGCTTTTAACTGCTTGTACAAGTAAGTATGTTTTTAAAGAGCTAATATATAATGAAAACCAAGAAGAAGTAGCATATAATTAA
- a CDS encoding ligand-binding sensor domain-containing protein: MKKRLGDNLNIKNKLMPILLVMILYINTSYVYAHSSNIQFKDITIDDGLSQSTVEALYQDSNGYIWIGTNDGLDRYDGYDFKRYKQGDDPSTNIASNYILSIKEDNKKNIWVATVSGLSKIDTKNNKITNYFDTKESGNLSHYNICDILITKDNKVLVATGDGLNLYDEENDNFKRILRYNLTSQDIYSLDQDEKENIWVGTYNGLNKIDIKSKSVEYFYSKDKDSISEDTIYKVYSDKNGYVWVGTFSSGLNKININTNEVTVYKNIDEDNTSLPGNFVRSILKDSQDNVWVATDRGLAKYNEDSESFLRYSNDVGNRYSLLNNDVFSLMQDNTGLVWVGTYEGISLFDPRNNIEHYKKRPSEKYSLNSSIIHGIYEDDNENLWIGTRSDGINIIDRKKDTVQYITKDSGLSNNSINYITGGKNYIWVATNDGLNRINKETKEIKIYGNKEGIKNNKVKSLCLDSKGYLWIGTENSLSILNTENDEMKDMDYIFDNYKINDKYISSIYEDSQGNYWIGTFKDGGLIKVDTKHNVVKNYKKDLKNKNSISSNSIRYIIDDTNGNIWIGTSYGLNKLNLKSEKFTTYKEKDGLSSNTVYGILLDDKNNIWMSTNYGISKLDIKTDIFTNYNVADGFQSNEFNGGACFKNNKGELFFGGINGFNIFKPSQIHQDRTSIPNVKFDEFIVNDASYKDINNMKFDYTGNSIKIKYFLPDYKDTKNNRYYYKIEGHDRDWNVTNNNEIIYKDLDPGKYTFVIKAINHHGIESNESKVTFIIKPHILLSSMAFCIYILIISIILYLNSTKVKRLDRLVDKKTIQLQEEMIKNKNLFDKLIKLEQNKTNYFVNLSHELRTPLNVISTTQQLILELNKRDEGIDKEKINYHTNVMQSNTNRLLNLINNIIDTSKIEDGSYNIDIKDNDIVYLVEETCLSLKDYIESDGLNLIIDPEMEEKIIACDKYEIERCIVNLISNAKKFTPRGGKIEVTIKDLDDFVQINVCDDGIGIPKDKQDHIFNRFSQVVDGNSHQKGGSGLGLTITKHIIKLHNGDIYVSSEENKGSTFTILLPVKLNKKLY, encoded by the coding sequence TTGAAAAAGAGATTAGGTGATAATTTAAATATCAAAAACAAATTAATGCCTATATTGTTAGTTATGATTTTATATATAAATACTTCTTACGTATATGCTCATAGTTCAAATATTCAATTTAAAGATATAACTATAGATGATGGATTATCTCAATCAACAGTTGAGGCTTTATATCAGGATAGCAACGGATATATATGGATAGGTACTAATGATGGGCTTGATAGATACGATGGATATGACTTTAAAAGATATAAACAAGGTGATGATCCATCAACTAATATAGCTAGCAATTACATACTATCAATTAAAGAAGACAATAAAAAAAATATATGGGTAGCTACAGTAAGCGGGTTAAGTAAAATTGATACAAAAAATAATAAAATAACTAACTATTTTGATACAAAGGAAAGTGGTAATTTATCTCACTATAATATATGCGATATATTAATCACCAAAGATAATAAAGTTTTAGTAGCAACAGGTGATGGGTTAAATTTATATGATGAGGAAAATGATAACTTTAAAAGAATCCTTAGGTATAATTTGACTAGTCAAGATATATATAGTTTAGATCAAGATGAAAAAGAAAATATATGGGTAGGAACATATAATGGATTAAACAAAATCGATATAAAAAGCAAAAGTGTTGAATACTTTTATAGCAAAGATAAAGACTCAATAAGTGAAGACACTATTTATAAAGTTTATAGTGATAAAAATGGATATGTTTGGGTAGGAACATTTAGTTCAGGATTAAATAAAATTAATATAAACACAAATGAAGTTACAGTATATAAAAATATAGATGAAGATAATACTTCACTTCCAGGAAATTTTGTTAGAAGTATTTTAAAAGATAGCCAAGATAATGTATGGGTAGCTACAGATAGAGGCCTTGCTAAATATAATGAAGATAGTGAATCATTTTTAAGATATAGCAATGATGTAGGGAATAGATACAGTTTGTTAAATAATGATGTATTTTCTTTAATGCAAGATAATACAGGTCTTGTGTGGGTTGGAACATATGAAGGTATAAGTTTATTTGATCCAAGAAATAATATAGAACACTATAAAAAAAGACCTTCGGAAAAATATTCTTTAAACAGTAGTATTATACATGGAATATATGAGGATGATAATGAAAATCTATGGATAGGAACTAGGTCTGACGGTATAAATATTATAGATAGAAAAAAAGATACAGTACAGTATATAACTAAAGACAGCGGACTTAGTAATAACTCTATAAATTATATAACGGGAGGTAAAAACTATATATGGGTTGCAACAAATGACGGATTAAATAGGATAAATAAAGAAACAAAAGAAATAAAAATTTATGGTAATAAAGAAGGAATTAAAAATAATAAAGTTAAAAGTCTATGTTTAGATAGTAAAGGATATTTATGGATAGGAACCGAAAACAGTTTAAGTATATTAAATACTGAAAATGATGAAATGAAAGATATGGATTATATATTTGATAATTATAAAATAAACGATAAATATATAAGTTCTATATATGAAGATTCACAAGGTAACTATTGGATAGGAACATTTAAAGATGGTGGATTAATAAAAGTAGATACTAAACATAATGTCGTTAAGAATTATAAAAAAGATCTAAAAAATAAAAACAGTATAAGTTCAAACTCAATAAGATACATAATAGATGATACTAACGGGAATATATGGATAGGAACAAGTTATGGACTGAATAAATTAAATTTAAAATCAGAAAAATTTACAACATATAAAGAAAAAGATGGATTAAGTAGCAATACGGTATATGGAATTTTATTAGATGATAAAAATAATATTTGGATGAGTACTAATTATGGTATATCAAAATTAGACATAAAAACTGACATATTTACCAATTATAATGTAGCAGATGGATTTCAAAGCAATGAATTTAATGGAGGCGCTTGTTTTAAAAATAATAAAGGTGAATTGTTCTTTGGAGGTATAAATGGATTTAATATATTTAAACCATCTCAAATACATCAAGACAGGACGAGTATACCAAACGTTAAATTTGATGAATTCATAGTAAATGATGCTTCATATAAAGATATAAATAATATGAAATTTGACTATACAGGAAATTCAATAAAAATAAAGTATTTTTTACCAGACTATAAAGACACAAAAAATAATAGATACTATTATAAAATAGAAGGTCATGATCGTGATTGGAATGTTACTAATAACAATGAAATAATTTATAAAGATCTTGATCCAGGTAAATATACATTTGTTATAAAAGCAATAAATCATCATGGTATTGAAAGTAATGAAAGTAAGGTTACATTTATTATAAAGCCTCATATACTTTTAAGCTCAATGGCATTTTGCATTTATATACTAATAATATCAATTATACTATATTTAAATTCAACTAAAGTTAAAAGACTGGATAGATTAGTAGATAAAAAAACTATACAGCTACAAGAAGAGATGATTAAAAATAAAAATCTTTTTGACAAACTTATAAAACTTGAGCAAAATAAGACTAACTATTTTGTAAATTTATCACATGAGTTGAGAACACCTTTAAATGTAATATCTACAACTCAGCAACTTATATTAGAATTAAATAAAAGAGATGAGGGTATTGATAAAGAAAAAATAAATTACCATACTAATGTTATGCAAAGTAATACCAATAGACTTCTCAATTTAATTAATAATATAATAGATACATCTAAGATAGAAGATGGAAGTTATAACATAGATATTAAAGACAATGATATAGTTTATTTAGTAGAAGAAACATGCTTATCGTTAAAAGATTATATAGAATCTGATGGATTAAATTTAATTATAGATCCTGAGATGGAAGAAAAGATAATAGCGTGTGATAAATATGAAATAGAAAGATGTATAGTTAACTTAATAAGCAATGCAAAGAAGTTTACACCTAGAGGTGGCAAAATAGAAGTAACTATAAAAGATTTAGATGATTTTGTTCAAATCAATGTATGTGATGATGGTATAGGAATACCAAAAGATAAACAAGATCATATATTTAATAGATTTAGCCAAGTAGTAGATGGAAATTCTCATCAAAAAGGTGGAAGTGGCCTAGGTCTTACTATTACAAAGCATATAATAAAGCTTCATAATGGTGATATTTATGTAAGTAGTGAAGAAAATAAAGGAAGTACTTTTACTATATTACTACCAGTTAAGTTGAATAAAAAACTATACTAA
- a CDS encoding sugar phosphate isomerase/epimerase, with protein MLKIINLSTYKFDMDRYENSSENINKFLRNHKVDAIELLAPLGYREDLISKEIIKGVHLKHYPMWLDFWNGNKDGLLEDFNSVEDVINFYGGNSKKDIINHYKEEIKIAESLNSEYVVFHVSHVKLKHCYSYDFTYTDKNVIDSTIELVNEIFKDLETNITILFENLWWPGLRMLDYDLVKYFIESIEYENKGFMLDTGHLLNTNLNIHTEEEGIEFLINTVNSLGDLKKYIKGIHLSKSISSKYVKEQISKFSNIDKKIDVFNEEVYFHVAKIDEHKPFTNKKIKDLVDIINPRYLVYEFITTSLEELSKYISIQDDTLDLYKKAFI; from the coding sequence ATGTTAAAAATAATTAATTTATCTACATATAAATTTGATATGGATAGATATGAAAATAGTAGTGAAAATATAAATAAGTTTTTAAGAAATCATAAAGTAGATGCAATAGAGTTGTTAGCACCATTAGGATATAGAGAAGATCTAATTTCAAAGGAGATTATAAAAGGGGTGCATTTAAAGCATTATCCAATGTGGTTAGATTTTTGGAATGGAAATAAAGATGGATTATTAGAGGACTTTAATAGTGTAGAAGATGTAATAAATTTTTATGGAGGCAATAGTAAAAAAGATATAATAAATCATTATAAAGAAGAGATAAAAATAGCAGAAAGTTTAAATTCAGAATATGTAGTTTTTCATGTATCTCATGTTAAATTAAAGCACTGTTATAGTTATGATTTTACATACACAGATAAAAATGTAATAGATTCAACTATAGAGCTTGTAAATGAGATATTTAAAGATTTAGAAACTAATATAACTATACTCTTTGAAAACTTATGGTGGCCAGGCCTTAGAATGTTAGATTATGATTTAGTAAAATATTTTATAGAAAGCATAGAATACGAAAATAAAGGGTTTATGCTAGACACAGGACATTTATTAAATACAAATTTAAACATACATACAGAAGAAGAAGGGATAGAATTTTTAATTAATACAGTAAATAGCTTAGGAGATTTAAAAAAATATATAAAAGGGATTCATTTAAGCAAATCAATTTCTTCAAAATATGTAAAGGAACAAATATCTAAATTTAGTAATATAGATAAGAAAATAGATGTATTTAATGAAGAGGTTTATTTTCATGTAGCAAAGATAGATGAGCATAAACCTTTTACTAATAAAAAAATAAAAGATTTAGTAGATATAATCAATCCGAGATATTTAGTATATGAATTTATAACAACATCTTTAGAAGAGTTAAGCAAATATATAAGTATACAGGATGATACTTTAGACTTATATAAAAAAGCATTCATATAA
- a CDS encoding winged helix-turn-helix transcriptional regulator, with translation MKKCSLTCEMEITLNAIGGKWKPLILYYLIENGTKRFGEIKSFINHTSHKTLTNQLRELEDDNLVSRTVYPTVPPKVEYSITEKGMSLYPILEAMCEWGEKNFDDRYELINPQCK, from the coding sequence ATGAAAAAATGTAGCCTAACTTGCGAGATGGAGATAACTTTAAATGCTATAGGAGGTAAATGGAAACCTCTTATACTTTATTATTTAATAGAAAATGGTACTAAAAGATTTGGTGAAATAAAATCTTTTATAAATCATACCTCTCATAAAACTTTAACTAATCAACTTAGAGAGTTAGAAGATGATAATTTAGTCTCTAGAACAGTTTATCCAACAGTACCTCCTAAGGTTGAGTATAGTATAACTGAGAAAGGGATGAGCTTATACCCTATACTTGAAGCAATGTGTGAATGGGGAGAAAAAAATTTCGATGATAGATATGAACTAATTAATCCACAATGTAAATAA
- a CDS encoding SDR family oxidoreductase — protein MKKLIVVTGASSGIGRDIAKKFSNNGHPVLLLARRLEKMEELNLPNSLCKSVDVTNLEMVREAIKEAEQKFGKVDCLINCAGMMLLGHPEEQNFYEWNDMIDLNIKGILTGTNIVLKNMVQRNEGTIINISSIAGRKTFDNHAVYCGTKFAVHAITENIRKEVSQSNVRMITISPGVVETPLLSHTTDENIKSDYNEWKKSIEAGLEPERIASCIEFAYNQPQDICIREIVIAKTKQAD, from the coding sequence ATGAAAAAATTAATAGTTGTGACAGGAGCAAGTTCAGGGATAGGAAGAGACATAGCAAAGAAGTTTTCAAATAATGGTCATCCAGTACTACTGTTGGCAAGAAGGTTAGAAAAAATGGAAGAATTAAATTTACCAAACTCATTATGTAAATCAGTTGATGTTACTAATTTAGAAATGGTAAGAGAAGCTATAAAAGAAGCTGAACAAAAATTTGGAAAAGTAGACTGTTTAATTAATTGTGCTGGTATGATGTTATTAGGTCATCCAGAAGAACAAAATTTTTATGAATGGAATGATATGATAGATCTTAACATAAAAGGTATATTAACAGGAACTAATATAGTTTTAAAAAATATGGTTCAAAGAAATGAAGGAACGATAATAAATATAAGTTCAATAGCAGGAAGAAAAACTTTTGATAATCATGCAGTATATTGTGGAACTAAGTTTGCAGTTCATGCTATAACTGAAAATATAAGAAAAGAAGTATCTCAAAGTAATGTAAGAATGATAACTATATCACCAGGTGTAGTTGAAACACCTCTACTATCTCATACTACGGATGAAAATATAAAATCTGATTATAATGAGTGGAAAAAGAGCATAGAAGCAGGATTAGAGCCGGAAAGAATAGCTAGTTGTATAGAATTTGCATACAACCAACCACAAGATATTTGTATAAGAGAAATTGTTATAGCAAAAACTAAGCAAGCTGATTAA